Proteins encoded together in one Shewanella acanthi window:
- a CDS encoding AAA family ATPase produces MNSLLIPTASLAPKFTLPTLSQSVTGLSALLLGQERALDAFKLHQAIPEQQLYLADFPGIDRPLFIDALMETVAPIPPAYLIANPQAEEGTPLIWQNETTDASPMAVKKRSHQYLSGNIRRADLLGRMVTTPDGPCYQAGSLAECHYLFICVESLWKRESLWDLVMQILTQKQYQISNSLSPIPLNCKIILVGASLIYSQIRSEDWQFQRHFSLLAEMASEIDTSLYSTEQYANWLQTIAQRVNVALEPSSLAPLFKHSARLTEHQRRLNLSMLDFTQLIAQAAAYRGKPSIDAESIAKAISQSNYRHNSSEMFSGQSFDDNFINLPTEGAMVGQINGLTVIDSVDYSYGEPARITATVHYGDGEVADIERKSELGGNIHAKGMMILSACLYRIFGRDAPLHLNANIVFEQSYQEIDGDSASLAEYCALMSAIAEQPIIQSLAITGALDQFGNVQAIGGINEKIEGFFNLCQRRGLTGEQGVIMPKSNVLQLNLSQEVITAVGNGLFHIYAVEHMDQAVELLMQMPAGVANEDNDFPEDSLYGLVQERLDRLAGNGEEEIGFMARLLAKLGFFRN; encoded by the coding sequence ATGAATTCACTCTTGATACCCACAGCTTCACTTGCCCCTAAATTTACTCTTCCAACCCTTTCTCAATCGGTTACGGGGTTAAGTGCGTTACTTCTCGGTCAAGAACGAGCCTTGGATGCTTTTAAGTTGCATCAGGCTATCCCAGAACAACAGCTATATCTGGCGGACTTTCCCGGTATCGACAGGCCATTGTTCATTGATGCCTTAATGGAAACGGTAGCGCCTATACCGCCAGCCTACTTAATCGCAAATCCTCAAGCAGAGGAAGGCACGCCATTAATATGGCAAAACGAGACAACCGATGCTTCGCCCATGGCCGTTAAAAAACGAAGCCATCAATACCTAAGCGGTAATATTCGCCGCGCCGATTTACTGGGACGCATGGTAACAACGCCGGACGGCCCATGCTATCAGGCTGGTAGTCTTGCCGAGTGCCACTATTTATTCATTTGTGTCGAGTCATTGTGGAAACGTGAAAGCTTGTGGGATTTGGTCATGCAAATCCTTACGCAAAAACAATATCAGATAAGCAATAGTCTTTCGCCTATTCCCCTCAATTGTAAGATTATCCTTGTTGGTGCTAGCCTTATCTACAGTCAAATTCGTTCCGAAGATTGGCAATTCCAGCGCCACTTTAGTTTATTAGCGGAAATGGCGAGTGAGATAGACACTAGCCTTTATTCCACTGAGCAATATGCAAATTGGCTGCAAACCATTGCCCAACGTGTGAATGTGGCATTGGAGCCTTCAAGCCTTGCCCCACTCTTTAAGCACAGTGCCCGTTTAACCGAGCATCAGCGCCGCCTAAACCTGTCTATGCTCGATTTCACTCAGCTCATCGCACAGGCGGCCGCTTACCGTGGCAAGCCAAGCATCGATGCTGAAAGTATTGCTAAGGCGATAAGTCAATCAAACTATCGCCATAACAGTTCTGAGATGTTCTCCGGCCAAAGTTTTGATGACAATTTCATAAATTTGCCAACTGAGGGTGCTATGGTGGGCCAAATTAATGGCTTAACCGTGATTGACTCGGTCGATTACAGCTATGGCGAACCGGCGCGGATCACGGCAACCGTGCATTACGGTGACGGTGAAGTAGCGGATATCGAACGCAAATCTGAACTTGGCGGTAATATTCATGCTAAAGGGATGATGATCCTCTCGGCATGCCTATATCGCATTTTTGGTCGCGATGCTCCGCTGCACCTTAATGCCAATATCGTATTCGAACAATCCTATCAGGAGATTGACGGCGATAGCGCCTCACTCGCCGAATACTGTGCATTAATGTCCGCGATTGCCGAGCAGCCCATTATTCAGTCATTAGCGATAACCGGCGCACTAGACCAATTTGGTAATGTGCAAGCGATTGGTGGCATTAACGAAAAGATTGAAGGCTTCTTTAATCTGTGTCAGCGCCGTGGCTTAACAGGTGAACAAGGCGTCATCATGCCTAAATCAAATGTACTGCAACTCAATCTTTCTCAGGAAGTGATTACAGCTGTAGGCAATGGACTATTCCATATCTACGCCGTCGAGCATATGGACCAAGCTGTCGAGCTATTAATGCAAATGCCTGCGGGTGTCGCAAACGAAGATAATGATTTTCCGGAGGATTCATTATACGGCTTAGTGCAAGAGCGTCTCGATCGATTGGCCGGAAACGGAGAAGAAGAAATCGGCTTTATGGCGCGATTATTAGCAAAATTAGGCTTTTTTAGAAATTAA
- the fabA gene encoding bifunctional 3-hydroxydecanoyl-ACP dehydratase/trans-2-decenoyl-ACP isomerase yields MNKANSFNKEELIACGHGKLFGPNSPRLPVDNMLMIDRIVTINDNGGEFGKGEIVAELDINPDLWFFGCHFIADPVMPGCLGLDAMWQLVGFYLGWEGAEGKGRALGVGEVKFTGQVLPGAKKVTYKLNIKRTIHRKLVMGIADAILEVDGREIYSATDLKVGVFSDTSTF; encoded by the coding sequence ATGAATAAAGCAAACAGTTTCAATAAAGAAGAACTCATCGCCTGCGGCCATGGGAAGTTATTTGGACCCAATTCCCCCCGCCTACCAGTGGATAATATGCTGATGATTGACCGTATCGTCACAATTAACGACAACGGTGGTGAGTTTGGAAAAGGTGAAATTGTTGCTGAACTCGATATTAATCCAGATCTGTGGTTCTTTGGCTGTCACTTTATTGCCGACCCTGTAATGCCAGGCTGTTTAGGCCTAGATGCCATGTGGCAGTTAGTGGGCTTCTACCTAGGTTGGGAAGGCGCAGAAGGTAAAGGCCGTGCGCTAGGCGTAGGTGAAGTGAAATTTACCGGTCAAGTATTACCAGGAGCCAAGAAAGTCACCTATAAGCTCAACATTAAGCGCACAATCCATCGTAAACTGGTTATGGGTATCGCAGATGCGATTCTTGAAGTCGATGGCCGTGAAATCTACAGTGCTACCGATTTAAAAGTTGGCGTATTTAGCGATACATCGACCTTCTAA
- the rmf gene encoding ribosome modulation factor, which produces MKRQKRDRLDRAFSKGFQAGIGGRSKELCPYANLDSRSQWLGGWREGVDGRINGLFNK; this is translated from the coding sequence ATGAAAAGACAAAAACGAGATCGTTTAGACAGAGCTTTTTCCAAAGGTTTCCAAGCTGGGATTGGGGGGCGCTCTAAGGAGCTTTGTCCTTATGCAAATCTTGATTCACGCTCACAGTGGTTAGGTGGTTGGCGTGAAGGTGTGGATGGCCGAATAAATGGATTATTTAATAAGTAG